The following coding sequences lie in one Mycobacterium sp. DL440 genomic window:
- a CDS encoding NAD(P)-dependent oxidoreductase, whose product MSTQTEDATVEFTRTAPRAGVIGLGMIGGAVAVGLARSGRTPAVYDIRPDASAGLAGVPAPATSPAQVARDSDVVLLAVVDADQARQVLCADDGVLSAAHSGLIVVLLSTVAVPVVYELAQTCAKKGVALLDCGVTQAVPNGLVAILGGDDATVASAMPVLSDFANDVVHCGPLGAGMATKIARNIITYGTWRAVHEAAMVVESAGVDPAKLITVVEDADPGGTTLFSWLRNQLAAEESTREMVPQVRRLMDKDLAAAQELASRSAISVPLVDAARANGAETLAIPQKESHE is encoded by the coding sequence ATGAGCACCCAAACAGAAGACGCCACAGTAGAATTCACACGAACCGCACCGCGTGCCGGCGTCATCGGACTGGGCATGATAGGTGGTGCCGTCGCGGTCGGCCTCGCCCGGAGCGGCCGGACGCCGGCGGTCTATGACATCCGCCCCGACGCCTCCGCCGGACTTGCCGGGGTGCCCGCCCCCGCGACATCACCGGCTCAAGTGGCCCGCGACAGCGACGTGGTGCTGCTGGCCGTGGTCGACGCCGATCAGGCCCGCCAGGTGCTCTGCGCCGACGACGGGGTCCTCTCGGCCGCTCATTCAGGCCTGATCGTGGTTCTGTTGTCCACCGTTGCCGTGCCCGTGGTGTACGAGCTCGCCCAGACATGTGCGAAAAAGGGTGTGGCCCTGTTGGATTGCGGTGTAACGCAAGCAGTGCCGAATGGTCTCGTCGCCATTCTGGGAGGCGATGACGCCACGGTCGCCAGCGCCATGCCGGTGCTGTCGGACTTCGCCAACGACGTGGTGCACTGTGGGCCGCTGGGCGCCGGAATGGCGACCAAGATCGCCCGCAACATCATCACCTACGGCACCTGGCGCGCCGTCCACGAGGCGGCCATGGTGGTGGAATCCGCCGGCGTCGATCCGGCGAAACTGATCACCGTCGTCGAGGACGCGGATCCCGGCGGCACCACGCTGTTTTCCTGGTTGCGCAACCAACTCGCGGCCGAGGAAAGCACACGCGAGATGGTGCCGCAGGTTCGCCGGCTGATGGACAAGGACCTCGCGGCAGCCCAGGAACTCGCGTCAAGAAGCGCCATCTCCGTTCCCCTCGTCGACGCTGCCCGCGCCAACGGCGCCGAGACCTTGGCCATCCCACAGAAGGAATCTCATGAGTGA
- a CDS encoding NAD(P)/FAD-dependent oxidoreductase codes for MTADAGIVVVGASAAGLSVAETLRRGGFDGPITLIGEENRLPYDRPPLSKEVLADAWPEHRLELREPDKIAALNLDLRLGVRADSLDAASRAVTLSDGSQVRYRDLVIATGVRPRRLPGTDGVAGVHVLRTLDDARRLRTELARNPRLVIVGAGFLGAEVASVARTAGATVTLVSGVDAPLSDVLGNELGRLLIDVHVEHGVRIHAGVKVVGIVTEGGRATGVQLADGTTLAADAVLVSIGSIPNTEWLAGSGIPTGDGVLCDEYCRAAPGVWAAGDVASWYHVDIGERIRVEHRTNAAEQGLAVARNILAGSNPTPFVPVPYIWSDQYDLKLQIYGLPRGADSFTVTDGSIGDRELVAVYGKGGRARAAVGINMIRPLRTARSLVAARADLTSILNEGVIA; via the coding sequence GTGACCGCCGACGCAGGCATCGTCGTAGTCGGCGCGTCCGCGGCCGGCCTTTCGGTTGCCGAAACGTTGCGTCGCGGTGGCTTCGACGGACCGATCACCCTGATCGGCGAAGAGAACCGGCTCCCCTACGACCGACCGCCGCTGTCCAAGGAGGTGCTGGCCGACGCGTGGCCCGAACACAGACTGGAGCTGCGCGAGCCGGACAAAATCGCCGCACTGAATCTCGACCTGCGACTCGGCGTGCGCGCCGACTCATTGGACGCGGCGAGCCGAGCGGTCACGCTCTCCGATGGATCACAGGTGCGGTACCGCGACCTGGTCATCGCCACTGGAGTGCGTCCCCGTCGACTGCCCGGCACCGACGGGGTCGCAGGTGTACACGTCCTGCGCACCCTCGACGATGCCCGCCGTCTACGGACAGAGCTGGCCCGAAATCCGCGACTGGTGATCGTCGGCGCCGGATTCCTCGGCGCCGAGGTGGCCTCGGTGGCCCGCACCGCGGGGGCAACGGTCACTCTGGTGTCCGGTGTCGACGCTCCGCTGTCCGATGTGCTGGGCAACGAGCTGGGACGACTCCTCATCGACGTACACGTCGAACACGGCGTCCGGATTCACGCCGGCGTCAAGGTGGTCGGCATCGTCACTGAAGGCGGTCGAGCCACCGGTGTTCAGCTGGCAGATGGCACGACACTGGCCGCCGACGCCGTACTGGTCTCGATCGGCTCGATCCCCAACACGGAATGGCTTGCCGGCAGCGGCATCCCGACCGGCGATGGCGTGCTCTGCGACGAATACTGCCGAGCCGCACCGGGCGTGTGGGCCGCGGGCGACGTCGCGTCCTGGTATCACGTCGACATCGGTGAACGTATTCGCGTCGAACATCGCACCAACGCTGCCGAGCAAGGTCTTGCCGTCGCTCGCAACATCCTCGCGGGATCCAATCCCACCCCGTTCGTCCCGGTCCCCTACATCTGGTCGGACCAGTACGACCTGAAGCTCCAGATCTACGGGCTGCCGCGCGGCGCTGATTCGTTCACGGTCACCGACGGCAGCATCGGTGACCGCGAGCTGGTCGCCGTCTACGGCAAGGGTGGCCGCGCCCGAGCGGCCGTCGGCATCAACATGATCCGGCCTCTACGTACCGCCCGGTCACTGGTGGCAGCACGGGCCGACCTGACGTCCATCCTCAACGAGGGAGTTATCGCATGA
- a CDS encoding ferredoxin: MHITVDETKCCAAGQCVFAAPDIFDQREDDGIVILLNADPPEDQWEGARQAAAVCPAVAIEVRE; encoded by the coding sequence GTGCACATCACCGTTGACGAGACGAAGTGTTGCGCCGCGGGCCAGTGCGTATTTGCCGCGCCGGACATCTTTGACCAGCGAGAAGACGACGGGATAGTCATTCTTCTCAACGCCGACCCGCCCGAAGATCAGTGGGAGGGTGCGCGCCAGGCAGCGGCGGTCTGCCCGGCGGTGGCGATCGAGGTCCGGGAGTGA